From the genome of Kluyveromyces lactis strain NRRL Y-1140 chromosome F complete sequence:
AGATAGAGGGGGTAACCTTTGTTTTCCTGTTGTATCAGAGGGCAGAACTTCTGGGTGGGAGATAAATTTATAGAGAATGTCAAGGCAGGAGCTTATCGCAAAAATTCGTTATGAAAACGAGCTACCAGCTCCGCTTTTACCACCGAAGTTAATCAAATACCAAGCTTCGCCTGATGAAGACGTAAGTTCCAGCAAACTTTTGACTTCATTGTACACTAAGACCAATGTTACACCATTAATTGATTTAGACCATGATTTGGGGATGCCTCTCGATCTTTTGACGATTCCCGGTGTATTAAACCAACAAAACGTAGGTGGATTGTTTGGGTACGATAATATTAAGTTGAAGCAAGAAGATAGAGTCTTATTGAGAGATCCAGGAATGGATAAAGTGGTACAGAGTGACTTATCGAAGGTTACCTTCTTGAGAAGAACTGAATATGTCATTAGCACCAACATGTCGAAGGCTGACAAGGTGAAAAGAACTCGTTCTGCATTGcaaaatgaagaaacatTGACTCCAGAACAAGTCTTGGAAAAAGTGGAATCTACATTCAATCACAGAACTGACGACCTTGAAAAATTGCGTCATCCAATTAAAAAGAAGGTGAAAGCTGTTAACTCTTGGAACCTTTTACCAGATACTGTTTCGATGGATCAAGGTTACTTTACTGTCAAATTTGTTGGTTCCGCTGCTCTTGATGgtaaagaaaaggaaaaatacGACATGAGCACTGCGTTACTCAGACCCgttgaacttgaagaagacgaaTGGATCAGTGCTTACTCtacagaaaaagaaagttcTACCAAGCTAAGTGAAAACTTGGAACAGCAAATAGATGAGATTTCTCACGACGACTCCATTTACAAATTTAAAAGGTTCAGAGATTTCGACatgaaacaaattgaaCCAGAAACTCAATCAAGCGATTTAGCTCTAAGGTATGATAACGACAAGCGTACCGTTTACTATAAACCTCTGCGCTCTAGATTAGAgttgagaagaagaagagtcaACGATGTGATAAGGCCTTTAGTCAGAGAACACAACTGGGATCAAATTAACGTCAGATTAAGAGCCCCAACTACCAAAGAAACTAAAGTAAGGGACGCTATCAGGATGAGATACGATCCAATTGATTTCCCAGCGCTTGATGACGAtgaggaggaagaagaggcTGAAGATAATGAGGATAGAGACTCTCAAAATGGAGAGGATTCTCAAAACCAGGGACTCGCTTCTACTGAAAATGTAAAACCGACTGCATCTGACGAGGTTAAAGAAGAGTCTGTTCAATCAGCCACTAATGAATTAGCCTCTCAAAAGGATGAAGATATTAAACCGGAATCACCTGTATAGTTTACCTCTGGAGGTAGAAATACGGTGGGCCCTGGTCAACcttcttccaaaaaattggaatagAAAACCGGTTAATAGCTCATCCCATCAGGACATGTCTACTGCAGTACCAGATCAATGATCCGTCAGGTTCTTCTCCTGTCCCAATCAATAATTGACGTTAATATAGACGTATAGGTATATATGTAATTGTAGCATACTCATCTCCCCAGCGTAGGAAgcaaaaatgaaaaaaaaaaaaaaagatagtcatgatgaagataaagaaagagttCTGGTAGTAGGGAACCTAAGTTTTGCTCGAAACAGAAGTGGCAATCAGTACGCTCTTTTGAACTAAACCGGCAGTGCGTatcaattggaacaaaatGGCTTTAAAGATCAATTCTGCTATTGCCGTGTGCGGCGGtaaattgttgaagttgTCTCACTTTTCATCATGTACAGGAACAGACATGGATGTTAATTTGTATTTGCCAAAACAATATTACACTAGCATTGACGACTCAAAACTGATTCCTAGTGTCTTGTATTTATCTGGTTTAACGTGTACACCTCAAAATGCTTCGGAGAAAGCTTTCTGGCAGATTCAGGCTGATAAGTTCGGCTTTGCAGTTATTTTCCCAGACACATCTCCAAGAGGAGACGGTGTAGCTACAGACCCTGAGGGTTCATGGGATTTCGGTCTTGGTGCTGGCTTCTACGTCAATGCTACTGAACAACCATACTCCTCTCATTATAAAATGTATGACTATGTTCACAAAGAACTTCCGGAAGTTCTGGCTGAAGAATTTGGTTCCAAagttgatttcttcaagaatatcTCAATTACGGGACACTCCATGGGCGGTTTCGGTGCCCTATCGGgatatttgaagaatatcaaCAGATATAAGTCTTGTTCTGCCTTTGCTCCAATCGTGAACCCTAGTGCTGTTCCTTGGGGTCAAAAGGCTTTTACGGGGTATTTAGGTTCTTCCAATAAAGAAGCTTGGGATGGATACGACCCaacaaaattgataaaacATGTCGAGAATCTCAATGGAAATAAGATTTTAATTCATGTGGGCTCCAACGATCCATTTTTAGAAAAGCACTTGAGGCCTCATTTGCTTCAAGAAGCAGCCAAGGGTACTTTTTGGGAAGGGAAAATTGAAGtaaactttgaagatggTTTCGATCATTCTTACTACTTCATATCCACGTTTGTTCCTCAACATGCTGAGTTCCATGCTAAGCATTTGGGTTTGATTTGAATGCAAAAGAATGGTTTTACCAACAATTTGCCTGGattgattcaatttttctcAAATACATTATACGTTAACATAATTATGTAATTATATAATTATGTATAATCATGCCATTTAAAATTCGATGAAGTGTCAATAATGCCCTGACGGTATATCTGTCCTTTGTAATCAATCCTTTATTATGATTGCACCTGATTGCCAACCACCCGCCGTGATTGCAACGCATGTTCCATCTATGTCAACCTTTGTAGGCCTCTGGACCCTAATGCTTCTCgctctttcaaaagttcCAGCTCCACTTGAAACAATAGATTCCGGTTTTCCAAGCCCGAGACATCCACACATTTCGCTTTCCAATCCCCATGTGTACATGTCCCCAGTGTCTGATAACGCAATTCCATGGTAGTCACCAAAAGATAAAGAGATGATTTTCACATTTGGTGTGATTTCAATCTTGGTTAAAGTGTTATGAGCAACTTCGCTGTCTTTAATTTCCACGGTATAGCATGTATCACTTGTGAATATTGCTAATGTGTTATTAGACGCCTGAACCTTTACCATTTTTCCCTCAATAGGTAAATCTATGTACTTCTCTATCTCATTTGAGTATAGCCATAGCTTTTCACCCTCATTTGTAATGTAAAAGACGGCGTTATCGGATCCGCACGCAAAGTCCACTATTTTATTGGCGCCATTCACTTCTCCTGTATTGGGAATTACTTTGTAATGAGCATTAGCAAATCCATCAAACCCTACAGTTGTATCCCTTGATTTCCACACGACTAACCCCACTCCATATATAAAAATGCAGTTGCAGTTCCAACCGCAActtatcttcaaaattggATTGGTACTTCTCATTGGTAAATCATTGAATATCAGCTTTACTCCGTGGTTTACCTCTCTACCATCCCAAGAATAAAGATCATTTTTGTCATCCAACGCAAGAAAATGTGATCTACCTGAACTTACTGCGACGAACCTGACACTGTCGATCATTGattcatcaaaatcttttGGATCTTTCACATTGAATATTGACTTTGGAAGCATCCGCCTCACTTG
Proteins encoded in this window:
- the PAF1 gene encoding Paf1p (similar to uniprot|P38351 Saccharomyces cerevisiae YBR279W PAF1 RNA polymerase II-associated protein defines a large complex that is biochemically and functionally distinct from the Srb-Mediator form of Pol II holoenzyme and is required for full expression of a subset of cell cycle-regulated genes), which produces MSRQELIAKIRYENELPAPLLPPKLIKYQASPDEDVSSSKLLTSLYTKTNVTPLIDLDHDLGMPLDLLTIPGVLNQQNVGGLFGYDNIKLKQEDRVLLRDPGMDKVVQSDLSKVTFLRRTEYVISTNMSKADKVKRTRSALQNEETLTPEQVLEKVESTFNHRTDDLEKLRHPIKKKVKAVNSWNLLPDTVSMDQGYFTVKFVGSAALDGKEKEKYDMSTALLRPVELEEDEWISAYSTEKESSTKLSENLEQQIDEISHDDSIYKFKRFRDFDMKQIEPETQSSDLALRYDNDKRTVYYKPLRSRLELRRRRVNDVIRPLVREHNWDQINVRLRAPTTKETKVRDAIRMRYDPIDFPALDDDEEEEEAEDNEDRDSQNGEDSQNQGLASTENVKPTASDEVKEESVQSATNELASQKDEDIKPESPV
- a CDS encoding S-formylglutathione hydrolase (highly similar to gnl|GLV|CAGL0J05324g Candida glabrata CAGL0J05324g and similar to YJL068C uniprot|P40363 Saccharomyces cerevisiae YJL068C Hypothetical ORF), translated to MALKINSAIAVCGGKLLKLSHFSSCTGTDMDVNLYLPKQYYTSIDDSKLIPSVLYLSGLTCTPQNASEKAFWQIQADKFGFAVIFPDTSPRGDGVATDPEGSWDFGLGAGFYVNATEQPYSSHYKMYDYVHKELPEVLAEEFGSKVDFFKNISITGHSMGGFGALSGYLKNINRYKSCSAFAPIVNPSAVPWGQKAFTGYLGSSNKEAWDGYDPTKLIKHVENLNGNKILIHVGSNDPFLEKHLRPHLLQEAAKGTFWEGKIEVNFEDGFDHSYYFISTFVPQHAEFHAKHLGLI